A single window of Jaculus jaculus isolate mJacJac1 chromosome 22, mJacJac1.mat.Y.cur, whole genome shotgun sequence DNA harbors:
- the Kcnj8 gene encoding ATP-sensitive inward rectifier potassium channel 8: MLARKSIIPEEYVLARIAAENLRKPRIRDRLPKARFIAKSGACNLAHKNIREQGRFLQDIFTTLVDLKWRHTLVIFTMSFLCSWLLFAIMWWLVAFAHGDIYAYMEKGGTEKSGLESTVCVTNVRSFTSAFLFSIEVQVTIGFGGRMMTEECPLAITVLIVQNIVGLIINAVMLGCIFMKTAQAHRRAETLIFSRHAVIAVRNGRLCFMFRVGDLRKSMIISASVRIQVVKKTTTPEGEVVPIHQLDIPVDNPIESNNIFLVAPLIICHVIDKRSPLYDISATDLATQDLEVIVILEGVVETTGITTQARTSYVAEEIQWGHRFVSIVTEEEGVYSVDYSKFGNTVKVAAPRCSARELDEKPSILIQTLQKSELSHQNSLRKRNSMRRNNSMRRNNSIRRSNASLMVPKVQFMTPEGTQNPLES; the protein is encoded by the exons ATGCTGGCCAGGAAGAGCATCATCCCGGAGGAGTACGTGCTGGCGCGCATCGCGGCCGAGAACCTGCGCAAGCCGCGCATCCGCGACCGGCTCCCCAAAGCCCGCTTCATCGCCAAGAGCGGCGCCTGCAACCTGGCGCACAAGAACATCCGCGAGCAAGGGCGCTTCCTGCAGGACATCTTCACCACCCTGGTGGACCTCAAGTGGCGCCACACGCTGGTCATCTTCACCATGTCCTTCCTCTGCAGCTGGCTGCTGTTTGCCATCATGTGGTGGCTGGTGGCCTTCGCCCACGGGGACATCTACGCTTACATGGAGAAAGGCGGAACGGAGAAAAGTGGGCTGGAGTCCACCGTGTGCGTGACTAACGTCAG GTCCTTCACCTCGGCCTTCCTGTTCTCCATCGAGGTCCAGGTGACCATCGGATTCGGGGGCAGGATGATGACGGAGGAGTGCCCTCTGGCCATCACGGTTCTGATCGTGCAGAACATCGTGGGTCTCATCATCAACGCCGTCATGCTGGGCTGCATCTTCATGAAGACGGCGCAGGCGCACCGCAGGGCCGAGACCCTCATCTTCAGCCGCCACGCGGTGATCGCCGTGCGCAACGGCAGGCTGTGCTTCATGTTCCGCGTAGGGGACCTGAGGAAGAGCATGATCATCAGCGCCTCGGTGCGCATCCAGGTGGTCAAGAAAACCACCACCCCGGAAGGCGAGGTGGTCCCCATCCACCAGCTGGACATCCCCGTGGACAACCCCATCGAGAGCAACAACATCTTCCTGGTGGCCCCTCTCATCATCTGCCACGTCATTGACAAGCGCAGCCCACTCTACGACATCTCGGCCACGGACCTGGCCACCCAAGACCTGGAGGTCATCGTCATCCTGGAAGGAGTGGTGGAGACCACGGGCATCACCACGCAGGCTCGCACCTCCTACGTCGCCGAGGAGATCCAGTGGGGACACCGCTTCGTGTCCATCGTGACCGAGGAGGAAGGCGTGTACTCCGTGGACTACTCCAAATTTGGCAACACGGTGAAGGTGGCCGCCCCCAGGTGCAGTGCGCGGGAGCTGGATGAGAAACCGTCCATCTTGATTCAGACTCTCCAAAAGAGCGAGCTGTCCCACCAGAATTCCCTGCGCAAGCGCAATTCCATGAGGAGGAACAACTCCATGAGGAGAAACAACTCGATCCGGAGAAGCAACGCTTCCCTCATGGTCCCCAAGGTGCAGTTCATGACCCCAGAAGGGACCCAGAACCCGCTGGAATCCTGA